One Candidatus Methylomirabilis tolerans genomic region harbors:
- a CDS encoding PHP domain-containing protein encodes MTSYTPLWCKSHFSFLEGASHPDELAEEAHHLGLKALALTDRDGVYGIVRAHVKARELGLHLIVGAQVTLADNSTLVLLAQDRDGYSNLCRLITTGRLHSPKGESSVTWNEVCQHAGGLIALWGGEQSLLTS; translated from the coding sequence ATGACTTCGTATACTCCACTCTGGTGTAAAAGTCACTTCTCATTCCTTGAAGGCGCGAGCCACCCCGACGAACTGGCGGAGGAAGCCCACCACTTGGGGCTGAAGGCGCTGGCGCTGACCGACCGCGACGGCGTCTACGGAATCGTCCGGGCTCACGTCAAGGCCAGGGAGCTTGGCCTCCATCTGATCGTAGGCGCGCAGGTCACGCTGGCGGACAACTCGACCCTTGTTCTCCTGGCCCAGGATCGGGACGGCTACAGCAACCTCTGCCGGTTGATCACGACCGGACGACTCCACTCTCCAAAGGGAGAATCGTCTGTCACATGGAATGAAGTCTGCCAACACGCCGGTGGCCTGATCGCACTGTGGGGCGGTGAGCAGAGCTTACTCACGAGC